Proteins found in one Firmicutes bacterium HGW-Firmicutes-1 genomic segment:
- a CDS encoding ferritin, with translation MISTKLVKELNLQIKYEYYSAHLYLAMAAYCYSIDLDGFANFFKVQAEEERFHAMKFFNYINEMDSTIDIQGFDTPPSDYSDALDVFERSLAHEKFVTSRIYLLMEIATEEKEYATISFLKWFIDEQVEEEASFKAIIQKLKRANGDVSILYAIDSELAQRVFTPPVK, from the coding sequence ATGATTAGCACAAAATTAGTAAAAGAACTAAATCTTCAAATCAAATATGAGTATTATTCTGCTCATTTATATTTAGCAATGGCGGCTTACTGTTATTCCATTGATTTAGATGGCTTTGCAAACTTTTTCAAAGTACAGGCAGAAGAAGAAAGGTTCCATGCAATGAAGTTTTTCAACTATATCAATGAAATGGATTCTACTATAGATATCCAAGGATTTGATACTCCTCCTTCAGATTATTCAGACGCTTTAGATGTTTTCGAAAGATCTCTTGCTCACGAAAAATTTGTCACTTCCAGAATCTATCTATTGATGGAAATTGCTACTGAAGAAAAGGAGTATGCTACAATTAGCTTTTTGAAATGGTTTATTGACGAGCAGGTTGAAGAAGAAGCAAGTTTCAAAGCAATTATTCAAAAATTAAAACGAGCTAATGGTGATGTTAGTATTTTATATGCGATAGATTCTGAATTGGCTCAACGAGTATTCACTCCGCCCGTAAAATAA